A region from the Variovorax sp. V93 genome encodes:
- the gnd gene encoding decarboxylating NADP(+)-dependent phosphogluconate dehydrogenase produces MSSNKSDFGLIGLAVMGQNLVLNVESRGFQVSVYNRTEATTEAFVAANPGKKLVGAKTLEEFVQSLARPRKIQIMVKAGAPVDQVIEQLIPLLDKDDIVIDGGNSLYTDTERRDAYLQTKGLRFIGAGVSGGEEGARKGPSIMPGGPLSTWEVMKPIFESIAAKVDGEPCVIHIGPGGAGHYVKMVHNGIEYGDMQLICEAYSLFKAAGFSTDEMAAVFSEWNEGELQSYLIQITAKALEQKDPETGQPIVELILDKAGQKGTGQWTLVNAAENAVVISTINAAVEARVLSSQKKARVVASKLLQGPKIALSLDKKALVAKVHDALYASKVVSYTQGFDLIQTMGEKKAWKLDLGRIAAIWRGGCIIRARFLNRITDAYRSDPSLGNLMLDPFFKDLLNRTQQNWREVVALAVGNGIPVPAFSASLAYYDSYRTERLPANLLQAQRDFFGAHTYERVDKPAGEFFHTNWPEVIG; encoded by the coding sequence ATGAGCAGCAACAAAAGCGATTTCGGATTGATCGGCTTGGCCGTGATGGGCCAGAACCTGGTGCTGAACGTGGAAAGCCGCGGCTTCCAGGTCAGCGTGTACAACCGCACCGAAGCCACCACCGAGGCCTTCGTGGCCGCCAACCCCGGCAAGAAGCTGGTCGGCGCGAAGACGCTCGAGGAGTTCGTGCAGAGCCTCGCCAGGCCGCGCAAGATCCAGATCATGGTGAAGGCCGGCGCGCCGGTCGACCAGGTCATCGAGCAGCTGATCCCGCTGCTCGACAAGGACGACATCGTGATCGACGGCGGCAACAGCCTCTACACCGACACCGAACGCCGCGACGCGTATCTCCAGACCAAGGGCCTGCGCTTCATCGGCGCGGGCGTGTCGGGCGGCGAGGAAGGCGCGCGCAAGGGCCCGTCGATCATGCCGGGCGGGCCGCTCTCCACCTGGGAAGTGATGAAGCCGATCTTCGAGAGCATCGCAGCCAAGGTGGACGGCGAGCCCTGCGTGATCCACATCGGCCCCGGCGGCGCGGGCCACTACGTGAAGATGGTGCACAACGGCATCGAGTACGGCGACATGCAGCTGATCTGCGAGGCCTACAGCCTGTTCAAGGCGGCCGGCTTCAGCACCGACGAGATGGCGGCGGTCTTCAGCGAATGGAACGAGGGCGAGCTGCAGAGCTACCTGATCCAGATCACCGCCAAGGCCCTCGAACAGAAGGACCCGGAGACCGGCCAGCCGATCGTCGAGCTCATTCTCGACAAGGCCGGCCAGAAGGGTACGGGCCAGTGGACGCTGGTCAACGCGGCCGAGAACGCGGTGGTCATCAGCACCATCAATGCCGCGGTCGAGGCGCGCGTGCTGTCGTCGCAAAAGAAGGCGCGCGTGGTGGCCAGCAAGCTGCTGCAGGGGCCGAAGATCGCACTGTCGCTCGACAAGAAGGCGCTGGTGGCCAAGGTGCACGACGCGCTTTATGCCTCGAAGGTGGTCAGCTACACGCAGGGCTTCGACCTGATCCAGACCATGGGCGAGAAGAAGGCGTGGAAGCTCGACCTGGGCCGCATCGCAGCGATCTGGCGCGGCGGCTGCATCATCCGCGCGCGCTTTCTGAACCGCATCACCGACGCCTACCGCAGCGATCCGTCACTGGGCAACCTGATGCTCGACCCCTTCTTCAAGGACCTGCTCAACCGCACGCAACAGAACTGGCGGGAGGTGGTGGCGCTGGCGGTGGGCAACGGCATTCCGGTGCCGGCGTTCAGCGCCTCGCTCGCCTACTACGACAGCTACCGCACCGAGCGGCTGCCCGCGAACCTGCTGCAGGCGCAGCGCGACTTCTTCGGGGCCCACACCTACGAGCGCGTGGACAAGCCGGCCGGCGAGTTCTTCCATACCAACTGGCCGGAAGTCATCGGCTGA
- a CDS encoding 3'-5' exonuclease translates to MSDTPPALPPLPEREQIALLEPFEGLGLKDIVVVSTLQDAEHAAAELLAAGVAGFDTESKPTFAKNEVSGGPHVVQFATRETAWLFQLHRTECNPVVATLIASTELRKVGFGLSTDLTLIRNRLNIEPKAVFDIDSEFRRRGYRKSVGVKAAVALVFNRRFVKSRKATTSNWANRQLTEAQMRYAANDAYASIRVFDALFGG, encoded by the coding sequence GTGAGCGACACCCCTCCCGCGCTGCCGCCCCTTCCCGAACGCGAGCAGATCGCGCTGCTCGAACCCTTCGAAGGCCTGGGCCTCAAAGACATCGTGGTCGTTTCCACGCTGCAGGACGCCGAGCATGCCGCCGCCGAATTGCTGGCCGCCGGCGTTGCGGGCTTCGACACCGAATCCAAGCCCACCTTCGCGAAGAACGAGGTTTCGGGCGGCCCGCACGTGGTGCAGTTCGCAACGCGCGAAACCGCCTGGCTGTTCCAGCTGCACCGCACCGAATGCAACCCGGTGGTCGCAACGCTGATTGCTTCCACCGAACTCCGGAAGGTCGGCTTCGGCCTTTCGACCGATCTCACGCTGATCCGCAACCGCCTCAACATCGAGCCGAAGGCGGTGTTCGACATCGACAGCGAGTTCCGCCGCCGCGGTTACCGCAAGTCGGTGGGCGTGAAGGCGGCCGTGGCGCTGGTGTTCAACCGGCGCTTCGTGAAATCGCGCAAGGCGACCACCTCGAACTGGGCCAACAGGCAGCTGACCGAAGCGCAGATGCGCTACGCGGCCAATGACGCCTACGCGTCCATTCGCGTGTTCGATGCGCTGTTCGGCGGCTGA
- a CDS encoding TfoX/Sxy family protein yields MSAFVQSLHEVFERLGRIETRRMFGGHGVWHEGRMIALVAKDTLYLKSDAGSAEHFDRLDLPPFTYVREGKAMPMSYRLAPADLFEDREEAALWGRRAYEAALRSGQPPKKKTARKAPVKKKKKAASS; encoded by the coding sequence ATGAGCGCATTCGTCCAAAGCCTGCACGAAGTCTTCGAGCGCCTCGGCCGCATCGAAACGCGCCGCATGTTCGGCGGCCACGGCGTGTGGCACGAGGGCCGCATGATCGCGCTCGTTGCCAAGGACACGCTCTACCTCAAGTCCGATGCCGGCAGCGCCGAGCATTTCGACAGGCTGGACCTGCCGCCCTTCACCTACGTGCGCGAAGGCAAGGCCATGCCGATGTCGTACCGGCTCGCGCCAGCCGATCTTTTCGAAGACCGCGAGGAAGCCGCGCTCTGGGGCCGCCGCGCCTACGAGGCGGCCCTGCGTTCAGGCCAGCCGCCGAAGAAGAAAACCGCCAGGAAAGCCCCAGTGAAGAAAAAAAAGAAAGCAGCCTCGTCGTGA
- a CDS encoding VOC family protein has protein sequence MRIDHIALWTTDLERCKRFYVDYFGATAGAGYANPAKGFASCFLSLGDGARIEAMTTRTLSPVPAEPGAQRMGWTHLAISVGSEAAVDELTQRLKSDGYPLLDGPRRTGDGYYESVVLDPDGNRIEITA, from the coding sequence ATGCGCATCGATCACATCGCCCTCTGGACCACCGATCTCGAACGCTGCAAGCGCTTCTACGTCGACTACTTCGGCGCCACGGCCGGGGCGGGCTATGCCAATCCGGCCAAGGGCTTTGCGTCCTGCTTCCTGAGCCTGGGCGACGGCGCGCGCATCGAGGCCATGACCACCCGCACGCTCTCGCCGGTGCCCGCCGAACCCGGTGCCCAACGCATGGGCTGGACGCACCTGGCCATCAGCGTGGGTTCGGAGGCTGCCGTCGACGAACTGACGCAGCGGCTCAAGTCGGACGGCTACCCGCTGCTCGACGGTCCGCGCCGCACCGGCGACGGCTACTACGAGAGCGTGGTGCTCGACCCCGACGGCAACCGCATCGAGATCACTGCATGA
- a CDS encoding GNAT family N-acetyltransferase, whose product MSAAQIPAFQLRSRDGAAEESLALAGIWRRAWIAANRNAAVIEPITHWLRRVQTEFVPPADVVLAEREGQVLAFMVLLVRREYVAQLFVEPHLRNQGLGQALLDEASVRMPLGWKLHVATSNTAAQRFYERYGLVRGAVDRHPASGRERVAYHWYPASPPRQPRRTG is encoded by the coding sequence ATGTCCGCAGCACAGATTCCCGCCTTCCAGTTGCGGTCCCGCGACGGCGCCGCCGAAGAGAGCCTGGCGCTGGCCGGCATCTGGCGCCGCGCCTGGATTGCGGCCAACCGGAATGCCGCCGTCATCGAGCCGATCACGCATTGGCTGCGGCGTGTGCAAACCGAATTCGTGCCACCCGCCGACGTGGTGCTGGCCGAACGCGAAGGCCAGGTGCTCGCCTTCATGGTGCTGCTGGTGCGGCGCGAATACGTGGCGCAGCTGTTCGTCGAACCTCATCTTCGCAACCAGGGCCTGGGGCAGGCGCTGCTCGACGAAGCCAGCGTGCGCATGCCGCTCGGCTGGAAACTTCACGTAGCCACCAGCAACACCGCGGCGCAGCGCTTCTACGAACGCTACGGCCTGGTGCGCGGCGCGGTCGACCGGCACCCGGCCAGCGGACGCGAACGGGTCGCCTACCATTGGTATCCGGCAAGCCCGCCGCGGCAGCCGCGGCGCACCGGCTGA
- the fghA gene encoding S-formylglutathione hydrolase yields the protein MTDSLKTLSEHHAFGGVQSFHEHASHEIGLPMRFSVYLPPQAAHERVPALLYLAGLTCNEETFAVKAGAQRMAASLGLALIAPDTSPRGSIAENLPGATAHWDFGIGAGFYLDATESPWSTHWRMESWIVHELLPLVGRHFAIDDQHLGIFGHSMGGHGALTLALRHPGRFKSLSAFAPICAPTQCPWGQKALGGYLGEPGGDRAQWLAHDASALMKSQTAAPYPQGLLIDQGLADKFLADQLHPEAFEAACFAAGQPLTLRRHAGYDHGYYFIQTFMADHIAHHAQTLRG from the coding sequence ATGACCGACTCCCTCAAGACCCTTTCCGAGCACCATGCCTTCGGCGGCGTGCAGAGCTTCCATGAGCATGCCTCGCACGAGATCGGCCTGCCGATGCGCTTTTCGGTCTACCTGCCGCCGCAGGCCGCGCACGAGCGCGTGCCGGCCCTGCTCTATCTTGCGGGGCTGACCTGCAATGAGGAAACCTTTGCAGTGAAGGCCGGCGCGCAGCGCATGGCCGCCAGCCTGGGCCTGGCGCTGATCGCGCCCGACACCAGCCCGCGCGGCAGCATCGCCGAAAACCTGCCCGGCGCCACCGCCCACTGGGACTTCGGCATTGGCGCGGGCTTCTACCTCGACGCCACCGAATCGCCCTGGTCCACCCACTGGCGCATGGAAAGCTGGATCGTGCATGAGCTGCTGCCCCTGGTGGGACGGCACTTCGCCATCGACGACCAGCACCTGGGTATCTTCGGCCATTCGATGGGCGGCCACGGCGCGCTCACGCTGGCGCTGCGGCATCCGGGGCGCTTCAAGTCCTTGTCGGCCTTCGCGCCCATCTGCGCGCCCACGCAATGCCCATGGGGCCAGAAGGCGCTCGGCGGCTACCTGGGCGAGCCTGGCGGCGACCGCGCGCAATGGCTCGCACACGATGCCAGCGCGCTCATGAAGTCGCAGACCGCCGCACCCTATCCGCAAGGCCTGTTGATCGACCAGGGACTGGCCGACAAATTCCTGGCCGACCAGCTGCACCCGGAAGCCTTCGAGGCCGCCTGCTTTGCCGCCGGCCAGCCGCTCACGCTGCGCCGCCACGCGGGCTACGACCACGGCTACTACTTCATCCAGACCTTCATGGCGGACCACATCGCGCACCACGCGCAGACGCTGCGCGGCTGA
- a CDS encoding alpha/beta fold hydrolase, translating to MSRMEPLRKIEAGVLEVAYYETGPSSGPPVLLMHGFPYDIHTYAEVAPMLAEQGCRVIVPYMRGYGATRFLSDATPRSGEQAAFGADLLALLDALKIERAVLAGYDWGGRAACVVAGLWPERCAGLVSLNSYNIQNIAKAMEPDTPENEHSLWYQYYFHSERGRAGLAKDRRALTRLLWRLWSPTWTFDEPTFERSAAAFDHPDFVEVVIHSYRHRFGLVAGAPAYADIERRLAAQPAISVPAITFDGIDDGVRPPADASAHAHRFSGPRSHRLVPGAGHNLPQEAPRIFADAVLELVPALRHHNTSR from the coding sequence ATGAGCCGCATGGAACCCCTGCGCAAGATCGAAGCGGGCGTCCTCGAAGTCGCCTACTACGAGACAGGCCCGTCCAGCGGCCCGCCCGTGCTGCTGATGCACGGCTTTCCGTACGACATCCACACCTACGCGGAAGTCGCGCCGATGCTCGCCGAGCAGGGCTGCCGCGTGATCGTTCCGTACATGCGCGGCTACGGCGCCACGCGCTTCCTGAGCGATGCCACGCCGCGCTCGGGCGAACAGGCGGCGTTCGGCGCCGACCTGCTCGCGCTGCTCGACGCGCTGAAGATCGAACGCGCGGTGCTCGCCGGCTATGACTGGGGCGGCCGCGCCGCCTGCGTGGTGGCGGGGCTGTGGCCCGAGCGCTGCGCGGGCCTGGTTTCGCTCAACAGCTACAACATCCAGAACATCGCCAAGGCGATGGAGCCGGATACGCCAGAAAACGAGCACAGCCTCTGGTACCAGTACTACTTCCACAGCGAGCGCGGCCGCGCCGGGCTCGCGAAGGACCGCAGGGCGCTCACGCGGCTGCTGTGGCGGCTCTGGTCGCCGACCTGGACGTTCGACGAGCCCACCTTCGAACGCAGCGCCGCGGCCTTCGACCATCCTGATTTCGTCGAGGTGGTGATCCACTCGTACCGGCATCGCTTCGGCCTGGTTGCGGGCGCCCCGGCCTACGCGGACATCGAGCGCCGGCTGGCCGCGCAGCCCGCGATCAGCGTGCCCGCCATCACCTTCGACGGCATCGACGACGGCGTGCGCCCGCCTGCCGATGCCTCGGCCCATGCGCACCGCTTCAGCGGCCCGCGCTCGCACCGCCTGGTGCCCGGCGCGGGCCACAACCTCCCGCAGGAGGCGCCGCGCATCTTTGCCGACGCCGTGCTCGAACTCGTGCCCGCATTGCGGCACCACAACACCTCCCGATGA
- a CDS encoding S-(hydroxymethyl)glutathione dehydrogenase/class III alcohol dehydrogenase, with protein sequence MKTKAAVAWKSGAPLTIETVDLEGPKFGEVLVEIKATGICHTDYYTLSGADPEGIFPAILGHEGAGIVVDVGPGVTTLKKGDHVIPLYTPECRQCKFCLSRKTNLCQLIRGTQGKGLMPDATSRFSLDGKPIFHYMGTSTFSNYTVAPEISLAKIREDAPFDKVCYIGCGVTTGIGAVIFTAKVEAGANVVVFGLGGIGLNVIQGAKMVGADKIIGVDLNPEREAMARKFGMTHFLNPKEHENIVDAIVQLTDGGADYSFECIGNTKVMRQALECTHKGWGRSIIIGVAEAGAEISTRPFQLVTGRKWEGSAFGGARGRTDVPKIVDWYMEGKINIDDLITHTMPLEDINKGFDLMKRGESIRGVVLY encoded by the coding sequence ATGAAAACCAAAGCTGCCGTCGCCTGGAAATCCGGAGCCCCGCTCACCATCGAAACCGTGGACCTCGAAGGGCCGAAATTCGGCGAGGTGCTGGTCGAGATCAAGGCCACCGGCATCTGCCACACCGACTACTACACGCTCTCGGGTGCCGACCCCGAAGGCATCTTCCCGGCCATCCTCGGCCATGAGGGCGCGGGCATCGTGGTCGACGTGGGCCCCGGCGTCACCACGCTGAAGAAGGGCGACCACGTCATTCCGCTCTACACGCCCGAATGCCGCCAGTGCAAGTTCTGCCTGTCGCGCAAGACCAACCTCTGCCAGCTGATCCGCGGCACGCAGGGCAAGGGCCTGATGCCCGATGCCACCTCGCGCTTCAGCCTGGACGGCAAGCCCATCTTCCACTACATGGGCACCAGCACCTTCAGCAACTACACCGTCGCGCCCGAGATCTCGCTGGCCAAGATCCGCGAGGACGCGCCCTTCGACAAGGTCTGCTACATCGGCTGCGGCGTGACCACGGGCATCGGCGCGGTGATCTTCACGGCCAAGGTGGAAGCCGGCGCCAACGTGGTGGTGTTCGGCCTCGGAGGCATCGGCCTGAACGTGATCCAGGGCGCGAAGATGGTGGGTGCCGACAAGATCATCGGCGTCGACCTGAACCCCGAGCGCGAAGCGATGGCGCGCAAGTTCGGCATGACGCACTTCCTCAACCCGAAGGAGCACGAGAACATCGTCGATGCGATCGTGCAGCTGACCGACGGCGGCGCCGACTACAGCTTCGAGTGCATCGGCAACACCAAGGTGATGCGCCAGGCGCTCGAATGCACGCACAAGGGCTGGGGCCGCAGCATCATCATCGGCGTGGCCGAGGCGGGTGCGGAGATCAGCACGCGGCCGTTCCAGCTCGTCACGGGCCGCAAGTGGGAAGGCTCGGCCTTCGGCGGCGCGCGCGGGCGCACCGACGTTCCGAAGATCGTCGACTGGTACATGGAAGGCAAGATCAACATCGACGACCTGATCACGCACACCATGCCGCTGGAAGACATCAACAAGGGCTTCGACCTCATGAAGCGCGGCGAATCCATTCGCGGCGTGGTGCTTTACTAG
- a CDS encoding glutathione S-transferase N-terminal domain-containing protein, which translates to MIRLYDYALSGNCFKVRQMLAWLGLDHQRVPVDFHPGREHKSAAFLAHVNPLGQLPVIDDGGFLLRDAQAILVYLASRHDTQGRWYPDDPQLRGQIAMWFATADELTRTASAARLHDAFGHENIDVEACRRGAHAAFRLLDDHLAERASEGRQWLAGPHPTVADLACFPYAALAGEGGISLDEYPALRHWIWSFRHLPGFIGMSGIFAAGAA; encoded by the coding sequence ATGATCCGGCTCTACGACTACGCCCTGTCGGGCAACTGCTTCAAGGTGCGGCAGATGCTCGCCTGGCTCGGCCTCGACCACCAGCGCGTGCCGGTCGACTTCCATCCGGGCCGCGAGCACAAGTCGGCCGCGTTCCTGGCGCACGTCAACCCGCTGGGCCAGCTTCCGGTGATCGACGACGGCGGCTTCCTGCTGCGCGACGCGCAGGCCATCCTCGTCTATCTCGCAAGCAGGCACGACACGCAGGGCCGCTGGTATCCGGATGATCCGCAGCTGCGCGGCCAGATTGCGATGTGGTTCGCCACCGCCGACGAGCTCACCCGCACCGCCTCGGCCGCGCGGCTGCACGACGCCTTCGGCCACGAGAACATCGACGTCGAAGCCTGCCGGCGCGGCGCACACGCAGCCTTCCGCCTGCTGGACGACCACCTGGCCGAGCGCGCCAGCGAGGGCCGGCAGTGGCTGGCCGGCCCGCATCCAACGGTGGCCGACCTGGCCTGCTTTCCCTATGCCGCCCTGGCCGGCGAAGGCGGCATTTCGCTGGACGAGTATCCCGCCCTGCGGCACTGGATCTGGAGCTTCCGCCACCTGCCCGGCTTCATCGGAATGTCGGGTATCTTTGCCGCCGGGGCGGCCTGA
- a CDS encoding (2Fe-2S)-binding protein, with protein sequence MPFATDDPNMLDDWLVAGPAAALAGTSEARPRAVRLLGETLQLWTDAAGTPQCRLSTQALAIQPRHGFLWVCPSGKPTRPLFDFPEYSEAGRRIVDCGGIGVAVSGLRVIENFLDMAHFPFVHAGFLGQVPHTEVAKYQVQVDPATDEIWATDCRFWQPRASAAHDSGSEVLYKYRVMQPLSAMLYKSSSRSGELDAIGLFLQPLDDEHVIAHTLLACYDETSTDAELIAFQQTIFGQDKPILENHAFKRMPLEGRAEIPTRGDTSSVTYRRWLRERGMRFGVREAA encoded by the coding sequence ATGCCCTTCGCCACCGATGACCCCAACATGCTTGACGACTGGCTGGTCGCCGGCCCCGCGGCCGCGCTCGCCGGCACCTCCGAAGCCCGGCCCCGCGCAGTTCGCCTGCTCGGAGAAACGCTGCAGCTGTGGACCGATGCTGCCGGCACGCCGCAATGCCGGCTCAGCACGCAGGCGCTGGCCATCCAGCCACGCCATGGCTTTCTCTGGGTCTGCCCCAGCGGCAAGCCGACGCGGCCGCTGTTCGACTTCCCGGAATACAGCGAGGCCGGGCGCCGCATCGTCGATTGCGGCGGCATCGGCGTGGCGGTGTCGGGGCTGCGCGTGATCGAGAACTTCCTCGACATGGCGCACTTCCCGTTCGTGCACGCCGGCTTCCTGGGCCAGGTGCCGCACACCGAAGTGGCGAAGTACCAGGTGCAGGTCGATCCCGCCACAGACGAGATCTGGGCCACCGATTGCCGCTTCTGGCAGCCGCGCGCCTCGGCCGCCCACGACAGCGGCAGCGAAGTGCTCTACAAATACAGGGTGATGCAGCCGCTCTCCGCCATGCTCTACAAGTCGAGCTCCCGCAGTGGCGAGCTCGATGCCATCGGCCTGTTCCTTCAGCCGCTGGACGACGAGCACGTGATCGCCCACACGCTCCTGGCCTGCTATGACGAAACGTCCACCGACGCCGAACTCATCGCGTTCCAGCAGACGATCTTCGGGCAGGACAAGCCGATCCTGGAGAACCACGCGTTCAAGCGCATGCCCCTCGAAGGCCGCGCCGAAATCCCGACGCGGGGCGATACCTCTTCAGTGACCTACCGGCGCTGGCTGCGCGAGCGCGGCATGCGCTTCGGCGTGAGGGAAGCCGCATGA
- a CDS encoding Rieske 2Fe-2S domain-containing protein: MSTDSIPTWHPVARSADLRPGANIVAGLAEGQELALWRSAGGTAQAWENRCPHRSVRFTLGQVVQDRLACAYHGWQYDADSGQCASIPAHPGMPAPRNVCAKVFHATEAAGMLWVSLGAEAPPSPPPGDAVPPGWSFCRTLCVRAGAARVRDALAARGFAAEAPALAMRGALDHVDATALVLDAQPSLTFIHLWTPAAPGSDAMKNLHIAARALRGEIEARQQAA, encoded by the coding sequence ATGAGCACAGACAGCATTCCAACCTGGCACCCCGTGGCCCGCTCGGCCGATCTGCGCCCCGGCGCCAACATCGTCGCGGGCCTTGCCGAAGGCCAGGAACTGGCCCTCTGGCGTTCGGCCGGCGGCACCGCGCAGGCCTGGGAAAACCGCTGCCCGCACCGCAGCGTGCGCTTCACGCTGGGGCAGGTGGTGCAGGACCGCCTCGCCTGCGCGTACCACGGCTGGCAGTACGACGCCGATAGCGGCCAGTGCGCGAGCATTCCCGCCCATCCGGGCATGCCGGCGCCGCGCAACGTGTGCGCGAAGGTGTTCCACGCAACCGAAGCGGCCGGCATGCTGTGGGTGAGCCTCGGGGCCGAGGCGCCGCCTTCTCCGCCGCCGGGCGACGCCGTGCCGCCCGGCTGGTCGTTCTGCCGCACGCTCTGCGTGCGCGCTGGCGCGGCCCGCGTGCGCGATGCGCTCGCGGCGCGCGGGTTCGCGGCAGAGGCGCCGGCGCTCGCCATGCGCGGCGCGCTCGACCACGTCGACGCCACCGCGCTGGTGCTCGACGCCCAGCCGAGCCTGACCTTCATTCACCTCTGGACGCCTGCCGCACCCGGCAGCGACGCGATGAAGAACCTGCACATCGCCGCGCGCGCACTGCGCGGCGAAATCGAAGCGCGGCAGCAGGCGGCCTGA
- the aroQ gene encoding type II 3-dehydroquinate dehydratase: MKKILVLNGPNLNLLGTREPEQYGRDTLADVERLCQEAGAKHGVEIECRQSNHEGVLIDWIHEAGREVAAGHMLGVVMNPGAYTHTSIALHDAIKGASVPLVELHISNVHAREEFRHRSYISPAARGIIVGLGVKGYALAIAALVP; the protein is encoded by the coding sequence ATGAAGAAAATACTCGTCCTCAACGGCCCCAATCTCAACCTTCTCGGCACCCGCGAACCCGAGCAATACGGACGCGACACGCTGGCCGACGTGGAACGCCTGTGCCAGGAGGCCGGCGCGAAGCACGGCGTGGAGATCGAATGCCGCCAGTCGAACCACGAGGGCGTGCTGATCGACTGGATCCACGAGGCCGGCCGCGAGGTGGCCGCCGGCCACATGCTCGGCGTGGTGATGAACCCGGGCGCCTACACCCACACCTCGATCGCGCTGCACGACGCCATCAAGGGCGCGAGCGTGCCGCTCGTCGAACTCCACATCTCGAACGTGCATGCGCGCGAGGAGTTTCGCCACCGCTCGTACATCTCGCCCGCAGCGCGCGGCATCATCGTGGGTCTTGGCGTGAAGGGCTACGCGCTGGCCATCGCGGCCCTGGTGCCCTGA
- a CDS encoding SpoVR family protein → MTSDHPPLERGTERLERLPSPSDWTFDLIETYHAEIAKTARSFGLDVYPNQLEVITAEQMMDAYASVGMPMIYRHWSYGKQFIATEKNYRRGHMGLAYEIVINSDPCIAYLMEENTMAMQALVIAHAAYGHNSFFKGNYLFRMWTDASSIIDYLVYARHYIAECEERHGLDAVEQLLDSCHALMNYGVDRYRRPQKRSLAQESTQRAERERHMQQQVNDLWRTLPRKSEHTAESDSSRRFPSEPQENLLYFIEKNAALLEPWQREVVRIVRKIAQYFYPQRQTQVMNEGWATFWHYTLLNTMYDRGQLADGFMMEWLSSHTGVIFQPPVGHRAYSGINPYALGFSMFTELRRICEKPTEEDRRWFPDFAGTDWVKTLDYAMRNFKDESFVGQFLSPKTMRDFRLFAIRDHQSEPELEVSAIHDDSGYHALRESLSRQYDIGSREPDIQVWNVNMRGDRALTLRHTQRNNLPLHDDAEEVLKHVARLWGFDVHLESVDAQGHISRSWKAVAPRQTD, encoded by the coding sequence ATGACCTCCGACCACCCTCCCCTCGAGCGCGGCACCGAGCGCCTGGAGCGCCTGCCCAGTCCGTCGGACTGGACCTTCGATCTCATCGAGACCTACCACGCCGAGATCGCGAAGACGGCCAGGAGCTTCGGCCTGGACGTGTACCCGAACCAGCTCGAGGTGATCACCGCCGAGCAAATGATGGATGCCTATGCCAGCGTCGGCATGCCCATGATCTACCGCCACTGGTCCTACGGCAAGCAGTTCATCGCCACCGAGAAGAACTACCGCCGCGGCCACATGGGGCTGGCCTACGAGATCGTCATCAACTCGGACCCCTGCATTGCCTACCTGATGGAAGAGAACACCATGGCCATGCAGGCCCTGGTGATCGCGCATGCGGCCTATGGCCACAACAGCTTCTTCAAGGGCAACTACCTGTTCCGGATGTGGACCGATGCGTCCTCAATCATCGACTACCTCGTCTATGCGCGGCACTACATCGCCGAATGCGAGGAACGCCACGGACTCGACGCAGTGGAGCAGCTGCTCGACTCCTGCCACGCGCTGATGAACTACGGCGTCGACCGCTATCGCCGTCCGCAGAAGCGTTCGCTGGCGCAGGAGAGTACGCAGCGCGCCGAACGCGAGCGCCACATGCAGCAGCAGGTCAACGACCTCTGGCGCACCCTGCCGCGCAAGAGCGAACACACGGCCGAATCCGACTCGTCGCGCCGCTTCCCCTCGGAACCGCAGGAAAACCTGCTCTACTTCATCGAGAAGAATGCCGCGCTGCTCGAGCCCTGGCAGCGCGAGGTGGTGCGCATCGTGCGCAAGATCGCGCAGTATTTCTATCCGCAGCGCCAGACCCAGGTCATGAACGAGGGCTGGGCCACGTTCTGGCACTACACCCTGCTGAACACCATGTACGACCGCGGCCAGCTCGCCGACGGCTTCATGATGGAATGGCTCAGCTCGCACACCGGCGTGATCTTCCAGCCGCCCGTCGGGCATCGCGCCTACAGCGGCATCAATCCCTATGCGCTGGGCTTCTCGATGTTCACCGAGCTGCGGCGCATCTGCGAGAAGCCTACCGAGGAAGACCGCCGCTGGTTCCCTGACTTTGCGGGCACCGACTGGGTCAAGACGCTCGACTACGCGATGCGCAACTTCAAGGACGAGAGCTTTGTCGGCCAGTTCCTGAGCCCCAAGACCATGCGCGATTTCAGGCTGTTCGCGATCCGCGACCACCAGAGCGAACCCGAACTGGAGGTGTCCGCCATCCACGACGACAGCGGCTACCACGCGCTGCGCGAATCGCTGTCACGCCAGTACGACATCGGCAGCAGGGAGCCCGACATCCAGGTGTGGAACGTCAACATGCGCGGCGACCGCGCCCTGACGCTGCGCCACACGCAGCGCAACAACCTGCCGCTGCACGATGATGCCGAAGAGGTGCTCAAGCACGTCGCACGGCTGTGGGGCTTCGATGTGCACCTGGAAAGCGTCGACGCCCAAGGCCACATCAGCCGCAGCTGGAAGGCCGTCGCGCCGCGGCAGACCGACTGA